Within the Synergistales bacterium genome, the region AATCCCAGGCTGAAGGCCAGAGAATAGGGAGACCGCCATGGAACGGAGCGGCACCACCGTGGTCCTGGCCCACTGCCTCTGCAACGCCAACGCCATCGTCGCCGGCCTCGCCCGCTACCCGGGGGCCATCCGGCAGCTCCTGGTGCCCATTGTGGAGGAGGGCGTGGGCATCATCCAGCTCCCCTGTCCGGAGACCACCTACCTCGGGGCGCGGCGCTGGGGGATGACTGTGGAGCAGTACGACACCCCCGGCTACCGGCGGCACTGCCGGAGGCTCTTGGAGCCCTGCCTGGACCAGATCGAGGACGCCCTGGCCGCCGGGCAGAACCTGCTGGGGGTGCTCGGCGTGGAGGGCAGCCCCAGCTGCGGCGTGGAGACCACCTGCCGTGGCTGCGAAGGCGGCGAACTGGGCGACGAGGCGCGCTACCGGCGCAACCGGGAGCGGATCGCCGCCGCTCCGGGAAGCGGCGTCTTCATGGCGGTGCTGCGGCGGATGCTCGACGAACGGGGCCTTTCCCTGCCCCTTGCGGATGTCTCCAACGGCGATCCCTCCAGGGCGGCCTGGCCGCTCGCCAGGGAGCGGCTGGCCCGCCGGGGCTAGGCGACGTTCCGCGCTACCGTTACGGAAGAACCTCCCCCGGGGTGACTACGGTCGCTCCGGGGGTCCGCGCCTGGACACCGAGGCAGGGACCGCCTCCAGTGCCCCTGGTGCCGCCGCGGCGGTCGCTGCATCGTCGCCACATCCCTCCCCAGCCCTGACATTTCCCGGCAGATTTTCGAAAACGTACGCTTGTTCTTCCTCTTTCGCTGCGATATATTTGTTGCCAATGCCGACTATATTCACTACAAAACTATCATTCCATAGCCGTTGGGACTACTCCCGGCGGCGTCCTGCAGAATGGAGCGTGACAGCCATGGACAGAGTACGGCCCCTGGAGGGCAAGGTCACCGTTGTGACCGGCGCCGGAGGGGGGATCGGCCGGGCGATCTGCAGCCACTTCGCGTCGCTGGGTTCCCGGGTCTACCTCTGCGACATCGGCGACACCGCCGATCTCGCCGCGGAGATCAACCACGCCGAGGGCGGCGAATACGCCCTTCCGGCGGTCTGCGACATCGCCGATCCCGGAGCGGTGGGGGAGATGTTCGCCCGCATCGACCGCGACGGCGGTGCGGACATCCTCGTCAACAACGCCGCCGTGCAGGGGCCCAAAGGTCCCAAGCGGTTTCCCGCCATCACGCCGGAGGGCTTCCGCAGCACCCTGGACATCGACCTCTCCGGCGCCTTCTACTGCATCCGCCACGCCCTCCCCGCGATGAGAGAGAAAGGCTGGGGGCGGATGCTCTTCACCGCCGCGCCGCTCTCCTCCTCGGGCATCCCCTCGCCATACCTGGCCGGCAAGGCCGGGTTCATCGGCATGGCCAGACAGATCGCCGGGGCCTGCGACGACGAGGGCATCCGTACCTTCGCCCTGGCGCTGCGGCACGTGGACACGCCCATGATCCGCCGGGTCATCGAGAGCCGCGGCGGGAACGTGGAGGAGGGCATCGCCGGGATGCACGCCAAGTCCCTCACCGGGTCGATGATCACCCCCGGGGAGATCGCCCGGCTCTACGGACACTTCGCCGCCGCCCCCACCAGGGCGGTGCGGAGCGTGTCGCTGCTCGCCGACGGCGGGATCACCTACCTCAGATGACCCAGAGGCCGGAAATGGAGGAGTTAACCGTGCACCCAGCAAAGGATGAAACCGCGATGAACTGTCTGGTCCTCGGCGATGAGGGCGCCCTGGGCCGGGAGGTGACGGCCTGGCTGGAGGAGCGCTGCGCCGCCGTGGAGTCCGCGCCGCTGGCCGGCGTCGCCCCCGCGGACCTTGTCTCCGGCGGGGAGGCGCAGGACCCCGGGGAGATCGCCCGGAGCATCCGGGCCTTTGCGGGGGTCGCCGACTCCCTGGACGGCCTGGTGCTCTGTCCGCCGCTGGAGGAGCTGCGCGCCGCCCTGGAGGACGCCCCGCCGGACGACGCCCTCTGGGGGCGGCTGGTGGATGCCTGGATCATGGGGATCTTCCACGCCCTGCGGGAGGCGGTGCCCCTGATGACCGCCCGGGGCGGCGGCCGGGTGGTCCTCTTCGGCAGCACCCGGGGCTACACCGGCGAAGGCGAGGGCGAAGGCAGGGTTGCGCCGGGCGGCACGCTCTACGAGGCGGCGCTGTCCAGCGCCGTCACCGGCATGATGACCTCCATCGCCAGGGACGTGATCCCCCAGGGGGTCGCCGTCCACGGCATCGCCCTGGGGGAACGCAGCGGGAACTGGACCGAGGAGATCGGCTGGGCCCTGGACCTCTGGCTCTCCGGCCTGGGCGACTATGCCTGCGGCCAGATCTACCGGATCTACTAACGCAGAGTGACTGCTATGGAGGTGGAGAATATGGACGGAAGACTGAA harbors:
- a CDS encoding SDR family NAD(P)-dependent oxidoreductase, which gives rise to MNCLVLGDEGALGREVTAWLEERCAAVESAPLAGVAPADLVSGGEAQDPGEIARSIRAFAGVADSLDGLVLCPPLEELRAALEDAPPDDALWGRLVDAWIMGIFHALREAVPLMTARGGGRVVLFGSTRGYTGEGEGEGRVAPGGTLYEAALSSAVTGMMTSIARDVIPQGVAVHGIALGERSGNWTEEIGWALDLWLSGLGDYACGQIYRIY
- a CDS encoding SDR family oxidoreductase → MDRVRPLEGKVTVVTGAGGGIGRAICSHFASLGSRVYLCDIGDTADLAAEINHAEGGEYALPAVCDIADPGAVGEMFARIDRDGGADILVNNAAVQGPKGPKRFPAITPEGFRSTLDIDLSGAFYCIRHALPAMREKGWGRMLFTAAPLSSSGIPSPYLAGKAGFIGMARQIAGACDDEGIRTFALALRHVDTPMIRRVIESRGGNVEEGIAGMHAKSLTGSMITPGEIARLYGHFAAAPTRAVRSVSLLADGGITYLR